The DNA region GACTTTTGATGCCTACGACAAGAAGGGCAAGCCGTTGGCGAACCCGGATGTGTACATCCCGCCAAGCGCGTCCGGTCCAGGTTCTGGATTCACGGTGGAAGCGGACTTCGGCCTGCGGCTGACGCTGAAGCCTTCGAGCGATCCGATTTCGCCCGGGTTCTACAACGCCCTGCAACTGACCGGGACCGGGGGCAGTGACTACCGCTACAACATCAGCCACTGCACCGAAACCGTGTGGGGCATTGGCGATTCGATTCCAATTGAACCGGGCAACATGACCGGGCCGACCGGGCAAGGGGCGCGTGACCTGATCGACCTGGACCCGGGTGCGACCTGGGTGGGTGGCGCGTCTCCGATCGCCGGCAGCTGTGTGACGACCGGCGGGTGTCCTGCCTTTACGGTGAGTCCGCGGGTGGTGGCGATTCCTGTGTACGACGTGAACGTGTTCGTGAGCGAGGGAAAAGACCACGGCCGACACACCACCGTGCTGGTGAGGAACATCCTGGGATTTTTCGTTGCTGGCGTGCAGGGGAGCGAACCGTACGGGTACCTGATGACCGGACCGGGAATCTACGAACCCGGTGGGGGCAGTGTGCCTCCGGAATCAGCCTTTTTGCGGACCGTCACGCTGGTGCGTTGAGGGAGCCATGCTCGCGAATGTGATTCTCGTGAATCCGACGGACCCCGACCTGGCCCGGATGGCGGCTGCGGCTGACCTGAATGTCGTCGGCACGTGGCCGACAGCCGGCCTGGCGCGGTTGGAGCCCTGGCAGGGGCCGTCACCCGAGCTGGTGCTGGTGGACGTGCGCGCCGCCACGGGCCTGCCGGCCGACCTCGAGGAGTTCAAGCGGCGTCATCCATCGACGGTGGTCATTGTCATTGCGTCATCGTTGAGCGTGGACCTGATGCGCGCCGCCATGCGTATTGGCGTGGCCGAGTGCCTGGCCGAGCCGTTCACGGTAGATGATCTGCGGGCCGCGGTCATACGGCCGATGGGCGGCAAAAACGGATTGACCTCGCAGGCCAAGGTCTTCGCGTTCGCGGGCGGCAAGTGTGGCGGGCTCGGCACCACCACGATCGCCGTCAACGTGGCGGCGGCGCTCTCGGCGGGCGAGGACCCGTCGGTCGTGTTTGTGGATCTGCACACCCAGGATGGCGGCGACGCCGCGCTGGCGTTTGGTGTGGAGCCGCGTTACACCGTCATCGATGCGCTCAATAATCTGCACCGGCTCGACGGTCCGTTCCTGCGGGGTCTGGCCGTTCACGCGGCCTGCGGCGTGGACGTGATCGCCGCGCCGATGCAGCCCCCCGCGCAGCCGCCCACCGCGGCTGCGGTGCACACGCTGCTGCGCTGGCTCGCGATGCACTACCGCTACGTCGTCATCGACATGCCGCGGTTGAGTCTCGAGGTACTCGATGCCCTGGAGCCCATGACCATCGCCACGCTGGTGGTGACGCAGGAACTGTCGGCGCTGCACAGCGGCACGGCCATCGCCGCGCTGCTGCGCCAGCGATACTCGAAGTCGCGCGTGCACGTGGTGATCAACCGGTACAGCAGTTCGGCTGAAATCCGCCGTGAAGACGTCGAGCGCATGCTGGGGTTGCCGGTGGCGGCCGTCCTCCCGAGCGACTACGCCAGCGCACTGGTGGCCGCAAACATCGGGCAGCCCCTGGTCACCAACCGCCGCAACCGGCTCGGCAAGGCCCTCGCCCTGCTCGCAGACCGTCTCGATCACGATTCGAGAGTTCTTCCAGGTGTCCAGTCTGATCATTCTGAGGTTCCATCATGACCACCACACTCGCGCCTCCACAGGACGTCGGCCAACGTCAGTACCAGGACATCAAGAGCCGCATCCACCAGACGCTGCTCAACCGGTTGAACCTGGAACGGCTCAGCCAGATTCAACGGGGTGAGGCGGAGCCGGAATTGCGGACGCTCATCACGTCCCTGCTCGAGAAAGAAGCCGAGACGACGCCGCTCAACCTGCAGGAGCGCGAACACCTGGTGGTCGACGTCCTCAACGAGCTCTTCGGCCTGGGGCCGCTGGAAGCCCTCATGGCGGACCCGGCCATTTCGGACATTCTGGTGAACCGCTTCAACCAGGTGTACGTCGAGCGCGAAGGCATTCTTGCCCCGGTAGATATCGTGTTCAAGGACGACCGGCATCTGATGCGCATCATCGAGCGCATTGTGAGCTCGGTGGGCCGGCGCATTGACGAGTCCACGCCGATGGTTGATGCCCGCCTCAAGGACGGGTCGCGTGTGAATGCGATCATCCCGCCGCTGGCGGTGGACGGGCCGGTGCTCTCAATCCGGCGGTTCCGCACGGATCGGTTGGCCGCCAACGATCTCATTGCACGCGAGTCGCTGACCGAGCCCATGCTCACGTTCCTGAACGCCGCCGTGGCGTGCCGGCTCAACATCATTGTCTCGGGCGGCACCGGCAGCGGAAAAACCACGTTGCTGAACATCCTGTCGGGGTTCATTTCCGATCGCGAGCGGGTCATCACCATTGAGGATGCCGCGGAGCTGGCGTTGCGGCAGCGCCACGTCGTACGGCTGGAAACGCGTCAGTCCAACATCGAAGGCAAGGGCGGCATCAGGCAGCGGCAACTGGTGATCAACGCGCTGCGCATGCGGCCCGACCGGATCATCGTTGGCGAGGTGCGCGGCGAAGAAGCCGTGGACATGCTCCAGGCGATGAACACCGGCCACGACGGCAGCCTGACCACCATTCACGCGAACAGCCCGCGCGACGCGTTGTACAGGCTGGACACGATGGTGGCGATGGCCAGCCTGAACCTGCCCGACAAGGGCGTGCGGCAGCAGGTGGCGTCGGCCATCAACCTCGTCGTGCACCTCGCGCGTATGTCCGACGGCACCCGCAAGGTGGTGTGCGTGTCCGAGATTACCGGGATGGAAGGCGACATGGTGTCGATGCAGGACATCTTCCTGTTCGAGAAACTCGGCGTTGACCCGAATGGGAAGGTCAAAGGCCGATTCGTGGCCACCGGGATCAGGCCGAAGTCGGCCGACCGCCTGGCGGTCTCCGGCGTGCCGCTGCCGGCGCGGCTCTTCGAGCACGTGCAACAGGTTGGTTAGGAGGCGCACATGGCGATCGCCGGAGCAGTCTTCATCGGTGTGCTGGGTATCATCCTTGGTGCGTATGCACTGTTCGTCGTGCGTCCGGAGCGTGTGTTGCTGCGCCGGTTGCAGCCGGCCACGGGCCTGACCCGCAGCGACGTCGGGAGCGGGCACGGCCTGGTCTCCGCTGGCGCGGGGCACACCACGCCATTCCTGATGCCGCTCAAGCGGTTCCTGGAGCAGGCGCACGTGCCGATCACGGTGCCGATGTTCCTGGTGATCACGGGCGGTGCGATGGTGGGGGCGTACGTCCTCGTGCTGGTGGCCACAAAGCTGGTGTGGGTGGCGATCATGGCGGGACTCGGCGCCGGCGCAGTGCTGCCGCTGTATACGCAACACGCGCGGTCTCGGCGGCTCCTGCGCTTCGAGGAGCAACTGCCCGACGCCGTCGATCTCATCGCGCGCGCCCTGCGTGCCGGGCACGGGCTCACCACCGGGCTCGAGATGGTGGCGCTCGAACTGGAAGACCCGATCAGCACGGAGTTCCGCGTGCTGTACGACGAGCAGAACTTCGGCCTGACCCTGCAGCAGGCGATGCGCAACTTCGCCGAGCGTGTGCCGCTGCTCGACGCGCGGTTCTTTGTGACCGCCGTCCTGACGCAGCGGGAAGCCGGCGGCAATCTGGCCGAAGTGCTGGATAACCTCGCCAGGGTGATTCGCGAACGCTTCAGGGTCAAGCGGCAGATCCGGGTCATTTCGACGCACGGCCGGTTGACCGGGTGGGTGTTGGTGCTGCTGCCGCCCACGCTGGCACTCGGCATGTTCCTCATCAGCCCCAATCACCTGCAAACGCTGGTGCGCGATCCCATTGGCGTGCGGATGATCATTGCCGCGGTCGTGCTGCAGATCACCGGCACATTAATCATCAGGCGCATCGTCAACGTGGAGTACTGAGCCATGACCCTCGAACTCTTTCTCACGCTCGCCGCCGTCTTCGCGTGCGTGGCCTGGCTGTCGGGCGTGCTCCTCTGGCGCCTGTTCAGCCGCACATCGCCGGAACGTCGCCGTCTCGAAGCGACGGAGCGGTCGCTGACGTCTGGGATCCTGCTGAACGCGCCGCTGGTCGACCACGGCCCGGACCCCCTGATGGCACGGCTCTCGAGCCTGGTGCCGCGCAGCCCCAGGGACGTGTCCCGGCTGCGCCGGCGGATGATCCGGGCGGGCCACCATTCAAACAGCGCGATTGCGGTGTACACCGCCGCGCAGGTCGTGTGCGTCGCGCTGGGCGTCGCCATCCCGGCCCTGCTGCTGCCGATGCGATCGGCATGGCCGCTGGCGTTGGCCGGCGCGGTCATGGGATTCCAGCTGCCGAGCATGATCCTGCAACACCAGATCACCAAGCGCCAGACCGTGATCAGAAACGGGCTGCCGGACGCGCTTGATCTGATGATTGTCTGCCTCGAATCGGGTTCGGCGCTCGATCAGTCGATCGTCAAGGTCAGCGACGAACTCCAGATCGCCTATCCCGCGCTCGCCGAGGAACTCGCCATGCTCGTCACCGAGACGCGTGCCGGCAAGCCGCGTCTCGAGGCCTTCAGGAACCTGGCCGACCGCACGGGCCTTGAGGATGTTCGCGCCCTCGTCGCCCTGCTGGTGCAGACCGACCGATTCGGCACGAGCGTGGCGCAGGCCCTGCGCACGCATGCCGAGACCTCACGGACGAAGCGGCGTCAACGCGCCGAAGAGGCCGCCGCGAAGATCGGCGTGAAGCTGGCCTTCCCGCTGGTCCTCTGCCTCTTTCCGGCATTTTTTATCGTCACCCTCGGCCCGGCCGTGATCCAGTTCGCCCGGGTGTTCTACGGCCAGATGTTGTCGCAGTAGTCGGCTCGTTCACAAGGAGGCAGTATGTCGCTCGAGACCATTGTCCTGTTCGCGCTGTCAGGCGTCTTTCTCGTTCTCTATCTGATGCGCCGTCGGAGCCGCCTGAACCGGGAACAGAGGGGCGGGTAGATGACGGGGCTCCGCGCGTCGCAGGTGCTCGTGGTGCTCTGCGCACTGGCGGGTGCCTGCGGCGTCAGGCACGATGTCGCGACGGTGGCGCGCACGGACATCGCCGCGCTCGAGCGCCACGACGCCGCACTCGCGGGCGCCCTGGCCGGGGTGCGGGAGCACCCGACGGCGGATGCCCATCGCCGGGCCGCGCTGGAATTGATCCGGCTCAACGTGCCCGACCAGGCGTTTGATCACTTGACAGCGGCCATCAGCAGGAACTCGGACGACGCGGTCGCCTACGACGCACGGGCGCGGATCTGGCGCGACTGGCAGATGCCGGAACGCGCATTCGAGGATGCCCGGCGCGCGCTGCAACTGGCGCCGCGGTCGGCAGAGGTGCACAACACGATGGGCACCATCTTCTTCGCCCTGGAACAGCCTGGCGAGGCACGTCGGGAGTTCACGACAGCGATATCCATTGACCCCGCCGCGGCCTATGCGGCGAACAACCTGTGCTATCTCGCGTTCCTGAGCGGTGACACCGCGGATGCCGAGGCGCAGTGCCAGCGCGCCATCGCCCTCGAGCCGGACCTGGCGGCCGCGCGCCAGAATCTTGCGCTGGTGGTGGCCGGCACCGATATCGCCCGGGCCGAGCGCGAACTGATGGTGGGGGCAAATGTGGCCCGCGCGCAGTACAACCTGGGCATCCTGCATCTGGCCCGGGGAGAATTTCCGCAGGCCTCGGTGGCCTTTGATCTGGCCTGCGGTGCGCCGACTCCAGTACGCGACGCGTGCGCACGGGCGCGTCAGGCGAAGGCCGAGTCGGCAAAGGTGCGCCTGCCTTGACTGCACACGAACTCGTGCCCCCCGCCCCCACCACCCTGGAGCAGACGGGCCTTGCCGCCGAGTTCGTCACGC from Acidobacteriota bacterium includes:
- a CDS encoding CpaF family protein produces the protein MTTTLAPPQDVGQRQYQDIKSRIHQTLLNRLNLERLSQIQRGEAEPELRTLITSLLEKEAETTPLNLQEREHLVVDVLNELFGLGPLEALMADPAISDILVNRFNQVYVEREGILAPVDIVFKDDRHLMRIIERIVSSVGRRIDESTPMVDARLKDGSRVNAIIPPLAVDGPVLSIRRFRTDRLAANDLIARESLTEPMLTFLNAAVACRLNIIVSGGTGSGKTTLLNILSGFISDRERVITIEDAAELALRQRHVVRLETRQSNIEGKGGIRQRQLVINALRMRPDRIIVGEVRGEEAVDMLQAMNTGHDGSLTTIHANSPRDALYRLDTMVAMASLNLPDKGVRQQVASAINLVVHLARMSDGTRKVVCVSEITGMEGDMVSMQDIFLFEKLGVDPNGKVKGRFVATGIRPKSADRLAVSGVPLPARLFEHVQQVG
- a CDS encoding type II secretion system F family protein, whose amino-acid sequence is MAIAGAVFIGVLGIILGAYALFVVRPERVLLRRLQPATGLTRSDVGSGHGLVSAGAGHTTPFLMPLKRFLEQAHVPITVPMFLVITGGAMVGAYVLVLVATKLVWVAIMAGLGAGAVLPLYTQHARSRRLLRFEEQLPDAVDLIARALRAGHGLTTGLEMVALELEDPISTEFRVLYDEQNFGLTLQQAMRNFAERVPLLDARFFVTAVLTQREAGGNLAEVLDNLARVIRERFRVKRQIRVISTHGRLTGWVLVLLPPTLALGMFLISPNHLQTLVRDPIGVRMIIAAVVLQITGTLIIRRIVNVEY
- a CDS encoding type II secretion system F family protein, with product MTLELFLTLAAVFACVAWLSGVLLWRLFSRTSPERRRLEATERSLTSGILLNAPLVDHGPDPLMARLSSLVPRSPRDVSRLRRRMIRAGHHSNSAIAVYTAAQVVCVALGVAIPALLLPMRSAWPLALAGAVMGFQLPSMILQHQITKRQTVIRNGLPDALDLMIVCLESGSALDQSIVKVSDELQIAYPALAEELAMLVTETRAGKPRLEAFRNLADRTGLEDVRALVALLVQTDRFGTSVAQALRTHAETSRTKRRQRAEEAAAKIGVKLAFPLVLCLFPAFFIVTLGPAVIQFARVFYGQMLSQ